Proteins co-encoded in one Ignavibacteria bacterium genomic window:
- a CDS encoding phosphoglucomutase translates to MNNEIVFGTDGWRGLLDKEINNESTSLAAQAFSDYLISEKSEAKCGRDLQVAVGFDGRRCSSEFASIFAEVLSGNSIRVFLSDKVAPTPALSFFVKEKELDAGVMITASHNPPEYNGIKFKASYGGPFCTEETLKVEKLLGRSSIKRNSQNVVTTDLMEVYFGQLESYIDFRSIREAGIKILADSMAGAGRRYLEEILKRNGCSCETIFGTCSTDFCGRMPEPIEKNLTDSRIYLQEDPGFSFGAATDGDADRCGILLENGQWLSAQYTILLLNDYFVNQRKVKGHLVKTSSVTDKIKQFESAERKVIDVQVGFKYICEEMISRDIAIGCEESGGFGYKGHIPERDGILSALIMAEMLSKSGYTELSRYFEMKKREFGSIFYDRIDYRYDGKDRTEILPRLFSSPPKSITEFPVLDIKEFYSSRGIINGLKFTLKGDARWLLMRASETEPLVRIYAEGNSSTEVETLLRSGVNLLLNKN, encoded by the coding sequence ATGAATAATGAAATTGTTTTCGGGACCGACGGCTGGCGCGGCCTGCTGGATAAAGAAATAAACAACGAATCTACTTCACTTGCGGCACAGGCATTTTCAGACTATCTCATTTCAGAGAAAAGTGAGGCTAAATGTGGACGGGACCTGCAGGTTGCCGTAGGATTTGACGGAAGGAGATGTTCATCTGAATTTGCGTCAATATTTGCCGAGGTCCTCTCAGGCAATTCGATAAGAGTATTTTTATCTGACAAAGTTGCACCTACGCCTGCCTTGTCATTTTTCGTGAAAGAAAAAGAGCTGGATGCAGGTGTTATGATAACTGCGAGTCATAATCCGCCTGAATACAACGGTATAAAATTCAAGGCATCATACGGAGGTCCTTTTTGTACAGAAGAGACACTGAAGGTTGAAAAGCTTCTTGGCAGGAGCAGCATTAAAAGGAACAGCCAAAATGTAGTTACAACTGATCTTATGGAAGTTTATTTCGGGCAGCTTGAGAGCTACATCGATTTCAGATCTATAAGGGAAGCAGGCATTAAAATCCTGGCCGATTCGATGGCAGGAGCGGGCCGGAGGTACCTTGAAGAAATACTAAAAAGAAACGGATGCAGTTGTGAGACAATTTTCGGGACATGCAGTACAGACTTCTGCGGGAGGATGCCTGAGCCGATAGAAAAAAATCTTACAGATTCAAGAATTTACTTACAGGAAGACCCGGGATTTTCCTTTGGAGCTGCCACGGACGGTGATGCCGACCGCTGCGGGATCCTGCTTGAAAACGGTCAGTGGCTGAGTGCCCAATATACGATTCTTCTTTTGAACGATTACTTTGTAAATCAGAGAAAAGTCAAAGGGCACCTGGTAAAGACATCCTCGGTTACCGATAAGATAAAGCAATTTGAATCCGCAGAAAGGAAAGTTATTGACGTGCAGGTGGGTTTTAAATATATATGTGAAGAAATGATTTCCAGGGATATTGCAATTGGGTGTGAAGAAAGCGGCGGCTTTGGCTACAAAGGGCACATACCTGAACGTGACGGAATTTTATCTGCTCTGATAATGGCCGAGATGCTTTCAAAATCGGGCTACACCGAATTAAGCAGGTATTTTGAAATGAAAAAGCGTGAATTCGGGAGCATCTTTTACGACAGGATTGATTACAGGTACGATGGCAAAGACAGAACAGAGATACTGCCCCGGCTTTTTTCCTCTCCACCGAAAAGCATAACAGAATTTCCAGTCCTCGACATTAAGGAATTCTATTCAAGCAGGGGGATCATCAACGGATTAAAGTTCACCCTAAAGGGAGATGCCAGATGGCTGCTCATGCGCGCTTCAGAAACAGAGCCACTGGTAAGAATATATGCCGAGGGAAACAGTTCCACGGAAGTAGAAACATTGCTCAGGAGCGGCGTCAATTTGTTACTTAACAAGAATTAG
- a CDS encoding N-acetylmannosamine-6-phosphate 2-epimerase produces MEKSQNILEKLKFGLVVSCQAEGESPFNSPEGVALFAKAALQGGAKGIRSEGVEKTKRILSEVDIPVIALSKSYFQDGTVRITGSMKEVEKLMEIGPGIIAVDGTFRKREGLSGPEFIEKIKREFDCTLMADISNSVEGLECEAAGADCISTTLNGYTPETSAECPLGPNFQLLESLASKALVPVFAEGRINTPEAAAKMIRKGAWSVVTGSAITRPALITQWYIDAIKKVLCQ; encoded by the coding sequence ATGGAAAAAAGTCAAAATATTCTAGAAAAATTGAAGTTCGGCCTTGTCGTATCCTGTCAGGCCGAAGGGGAATCACCTTTCAATTCACCTGAAGGAGTTGCGCTTTTTGCTAAGGCCGCTCTGCAGGGGGGAGCAAAAGGTATAAGATCCGAGGGTGTCGAAAAAACAAAGAGGATTCTTTCTGAAGTCGATATCCCCGTCATTGCACTCAGCAAATCCTATTTTCAGGATGGAACTGTAAGAATTACCGGCTCTATGAAAGAAGTTGAAAAACTCATGGAAATCGGCCCCGGTATCATTGCTGTTGACGGTACATTCAGAAAAAGAGAGGGACTTAGCGGTCCAGAGTTTATAGAAAAAATAAAGCGCGAATTTGATTGCACTCTTATGGCGGATATCTCCAATTCCGTAGAAGGTCTGGAATGTGAAGCGGCCGGGGCAGATTGTATTTCTACAACTCTTAACGGGTATACTCCGGAGACTTCGGCGGAATGCCCGCTCGGCCCTAACTTCCAGCTCCTTGAGTCCCTTGCCTCAAAAGCCCTTGTCCCTGTATTTGCTGAAGGGCGCATCAATACACCCGAGGCAGCGGCAAAGATGATCAGAAAAGGCGCATGGAGCGTTGTAACCGGCTCTGCAATTACGCGCCCGGCACTCATTACTCAATGGTACATTGATGCAATAAAGAAAGTGCTATGCCAATGA
- a CDS encoding FAD-dependent oxidoreductase, which produces MNNNENDYDVIVAGGGIAGISAAAKASSMGARVLLIERYGFLGGMSTAGMVSPFMKYSINGRPLVNGVLGELEKEMKTMHGIIDNGFYAGSFRIASFSILEKSGCHLLLNCEICSVEILDGELKALRVLSEGRTFRFTGKIFIDTTGDAQLLYLAGLRFSKGDEKTGKLQALTMFFRMANINMRKVTDYAALNKENFFSWMDYNFDFRKIISIAGYFSQVKNAIREGRLSPELEYIFFTTLPEEGEASFNTSNILSLDGSSSFDLTKAEIKGRQQVSEVVSLLQSEIPGFEDSFLLETAVQVGVRETRRAVGDYVYTGDDVRRGCKFHDAVARACYGIDIHGQKDENSVMEHVPEGQYYEIPLRTLFVSGVRNVLAAGRCVSSTREGHSALRIMPTSAATGEASGAAAALAVRKNKSLRELPYREVQELVKYNIMA; this is translated from the coding sequence ATGAACAATAATGAAAATGATTACGACGTCATTGTTGCCGGAGGGGGCATTGCGGGCATAAGTGCCGCTGCTAAAGCATCCTCTATGGGAGCCCGCGTACTTCTCATTGAACGTTACGGATTTTTAGGAGGTATGTCTACCGCCGGCATGGTCTCGCCATTTATGAAATATTCCATTAACGGCAGGCCTCTTGTTAATGGTGTCTTAGGGGAACTGGAAAAGGAAATGAAAACTATGCACGGAATTATAGATAACGGCTTTTATGCCGGTAGCTTCCGTATCGCTTCCTTCTCTATTCTGGAAAAGTCCGGCTGCCACCTCCTGCTCAATTGCGAAATATGCAGCGTCGAAATACTCGATGGTGAACTAAAGGCTCTCCGCGTTCTCTCAGAAGGCAGGACATTCAGATTCACCGGTAAAATATTTATTGATACAACCGGAGACGCCCAACTGCTTTACCTTGCCGGATTGCGATTCAGCAAGGGAGACGAAAAAACGGGAAAATTGCAGGCGCTTACAATGTTCTTCAGAATGGCAAACATCAATATGAGAAAAGTTACGGATTACGCCGCACTGAATAAGGAAAACTTTTTTTCATGGATGGATTATAATTTTGACTTCAGGAAAATCATTTCCATCGCCGGATATTTCAGCCAGGTGAAAAATGCCATTCGGGAGGGTAGACTCTCCCCGGAATTAGAATATATATTCTTTACTACACTGCCCGAAGAAGGAGAAGCTTCCTTCAATACATCAAACATCCTGTCGCTCGATGGCTCCAGCTCTTTTGACCTTACCAAAGCTGAAATCAAAGGACGTCAGCAGGTATCTGAGGTCGTTAGCCTCCTGCAAAGCGAAATCCCGGGCTTCGAAGACTCATTCCTCCTCGAGACGGCTGTTCAGGTGGGTGTACGAGAAACACGCCGGGCAGTAGGCGACTATGTTTATACAGGCGATGACGTAAGACGGGGATGTAAGTTTCATGACGCAGTTGCAAGAGCCTGCTACGGAATAGATATACATGGGCAGAAAGATGAAAATAGCGTCATGGAGCACGTGCCCGAAGGCCAGTACTACGAAATTCCTTTAAGAACACTCTTCGTCTCGGGAGTCCGGAACGTCCTTGCTGCCGGCAGGTGCGTCTCTTCTACCAGAGAAGGACACAGTGCGCTTAGAATTATGCCCACCAGCGCTGCTACAGGTGAGGCTTCGGGCGCAGCGGCGGCACTTGCCGTCAGGAAAAACAAAAGCCTCCGCGAGCTTCCTTACCGGGAAGTGCAGGAATTGGTCAAGTATAACATAATGGCTTAA
- a CDS encoding citrate transporter, with translation MQIIQTLLLVAVFAVMSVLMFMRKMPALITLPVMAVLIALIGGILPGDIIEYVIGQGSLKLYNAYTIAMMGSMLSIVLQKTGVAESMIKKGAELSGDNPWIIAVMTLLLIVFLFSILGGLGAIIMVATIVLPIMSSVGIGAITAVGIFLFGLSIGGIINVGNWAVYISVMGLHPEEIKRFALIIFSISLFIAIVYITVQLYRDGQNINVRKIAIVSIILMGLAFAAFAVYSNVLTPSGKGMVDKFFSGTAFVLKWAIASSMALLCAVVILRLVLQKNEHLSDVHWTAYFSPVIPLILILIFSLNFIASFIVGIIYAFMATYKKGRLNLLIRCIFEGGAVVMPAVILMFGIGMLLIAIMGPGVELRQYPGGWPVLNLLKPLLLNIVPHGSLSYVAIFTFCAPLALYRGPLNVWGMGYGLAAVFLASGLNPGAIMGLLLSVGQIQGISDPTNTHNVWLANEMQTDVQKLLKNTMPYTWTIAFLGLLCASLIYL, from the coding sequence ATGCAGATAATTCAAACATTACTTCTTGTTGCCGTTTTTGCAGTCATGTCCGTCCTGATGTTTATGCGCAAAATGCCGGCTTTGATTACGCTTCCTGTCATGGCGGTCCTCATTGCGCTAATTGGCGGAATATTGCCCGGGGATATCATTGAATATGTCATAGGACAGGGCTCACTGAAGCTGTACAATGCCTATACTATTGCAATGATGGGAAGTATGCTCAGTATTGTGCTTCAGAAAACGGGAGTAGCCGAAAGCATGATAAAAAAAGGAGCAGAACTTTCCGGCGATAACCCCTGGATAATTGCTGTAATGACTTTACTGCTTATTGTTTTCCTGTTCTCAATTCTTGGTGGGCTTGGCGCAATAATAATGGTGGCTACAATTGTGCTCCCAATAATGTCTTCAGTCGGAATTGGAGCTATTACTGCAGTAGGAATATTTCTCTTCGGCCTCAGCATTGGCGGCATTATAAACGTCGGGAACTGGGCCGTATATATCAGCGTGATGGGGCTTCATCCCGAGGAGATCAAACGCTTTGCGCTTATTATTTTTTCTATCTCTCTTTTTATTGCAATTGTATATATCACCGTCCAGCTCTACAGGGATGGACAGAATATTAATGTAAGAAAAATTGCAATCGTCAGCATAATTCTTATGGGCCTGGCTTTTGCGGCATTCGCAGTCTACAGCAATGTCCTGACTCCATCAGGAAAGGGGATGGTCGATAAATTCTTTTCAGGAACGGCTTTTGTCCTGAAATGGGCTATAGCTTCTTCAATGGCTCTGCTGTGTGCAGTCGTTATTCTGAGGCTGGTTCTCCAGAAAAACGAACATTTGTCAGATGTTCACTGGACGGCTTACTTCTCCCCGGTAATACCGCTGATTTTAATACTGATATTCAGTCTGAACTTTATTGCCTCATTCATTGTGGGAATAATTTATGCTTTCATGGCAACATACAAAAAAGGAAGACTCAACCTCCTGATTAGATGCATCTTCGAGGGGGGAGCTGTTGTTATGCCTGCCGTGATACTTATGTTCGGCATCGGAATGCTCCTTATCGCAATTATGGGACCCGGAGTGGAATTGCGGCAATATCCCGGAGGCTGGCCCGTGCTTAATCTATTGAAACCTCTTCTTCTGAACATTGTTCCTCATGGCAGCCTTTCATACGTGGCTATTTTTACATTTTGTGCGCCTTTGGCGCTGTACCGCGGCCCTTTGAATGTCTGGGGAATGGGCTACGGTCTGGCTGCCGTGTTTCTTGCCAGCGGGCTCAACCCCGGTGCTATCATGGGACTCCTGCTCTCAGTTGGGCAGATACAGGGAATAAGCGACCCGACAAATACACACAACGTCTGGCTGGCAAACGAAATGCAGACGGATGTGCAGAAACTCTTAAAAAATACAATGCCGTATACATGGACAATTGCTTTTCTGGGGCTGCTTTGTGCCTCATTAATTTATTTATAA
- a CDS encoding autotransporter outer membrane beta-barrel domain-containing protein translates to MKYLTAILLLMSLGTIYAQGEYIEIGQNAYGISLTGAYHPKVLSLGGSAGVSNSGTFDFGIGYSYIFGEEDTSAYKSTSTVISPFAGVHILKQSDTNPVSLSAMIQFNVHRYTSKDETGQLSVGSWSIGAYVFRRFEVSQKFQIQPFAMLSFFRPERFAGEETPSMIPVVDFSAAFMTKGVTSKVILRPSVSVSKEATTYSLNFEFVDLL, encoded by the coding sequence ATGAAATATTTAACAGCAATATTATTACTGATGTCCCTTGGAACCATCTACGCCCAGGGGGAATACATAGAAATAGGGCAGAATGCCTACGGAATTTCTCTTACGGGAGCGTACCATCCCAAAGTCCTCTCATTAGGTGGATCTGCCGGGGTATCAAATTCCGGCACCTTTGATTTCGGGATCGGCTACAGTTATATCTTCGGGGAAGAGGATACCTCTGCTTACAAATCCACTTCCACTGTCATTTCACCCTTTGCGGGTGTGCACATACTGAAGCAGTCTGATACAAACCCGGTTTCGTTGTCAGCTATGATTCAGTTTAATGTACACAGGTATACATCAAAAGACGAAACCGGGCAGCTGAGCGTGGGATCATGGTCCATCGGAGCATATGTATTTCGCAGGTTTGAGGTTTCACAAAAGTTCCAGATCCAGCCTTTTGCAATGTTGAGCTTTTTCAGGCCTGAAAGGTTTGCAGGAGAGGAAACTCCAAGCATGATTCCGGTTGTTGACTTTTCAGCGGCATTTATGACCAAAGGTGTGACTTCGAAGGTTATTCTCAGGCCTTCAGTATCTGTAAGCAAAGAGGCCACCACCTATTCCCTCAACTTTGAATTTGTAGATCTCTTATGA
- a CDS encoding FAD-dependent oxidoreductase, whose translation MIRSKKYDVVVYGATVAGVIYALNKRGEGKDVLMTNRYGFPGGSITSGLNCLQKIKEPEGEGFYKQFISSLKKDKYGILYNDEKRVLVNPETVKMILQELLVANNVDMLFHVNPLKTETKGDHRLELDLVGKDGIIKMTTSLLLDASENFLFSFIHGRFQPREIARKANLFTTRPLENGFLMYEGISNYVKLRDGRYWVSLKSADGLSEKEAGRFTPVLHNSGARIQIMPPEIYSRFEFDRENEITEEPVKTVEEILSKNYLSDEQLVKASEIETHLCG comes from the coding sequence ATGATTAGAAGTAAAAAATATGATGTTGTGGTTTACGGCGCTACTGTTGCCGGAGTAATCTATGCCCTTAATAAACGGGGCGAGGGGAAAGATGTGCTGATGACAAACCGCTACGGATTTCCCGGCGGAAGCATCACTTCTGGCCTGAACTGCCTTCAGAAAATAAAGGAACCCGAAGGTGAAGGCTTTTATAAGCAGTTCATCTCCTCTCTGAAAAAAGATAAATACGGCATCCTTTATAATGATGAAAAAAGAGTGCTGGTTAACCCGGAAACGGTTAAAATGATCCTCCAGGAATTACTTGTGGCTAATAACGTCGATATGCTCTTCCATGTCAACCCTCTTAAGACTGAAACTAAGGGTGACCACCGCCTGGAGCTGGACTTAGTTGGAAAAGATGGAATTATAAAAATGACCACTTCATTGCTGCTGGATGCTTCGGAAAACTTTCTCTTCAGCTTTATTCATGGAAGATTCCAGCCAAGGGAGATTGCAAGGAAAGCAAATCTCTTTACAACAAGGCCCCTGGAAAACGGCTTCCTTATGTATGAGGGCATTTCAAACTATGTGAAACTGCGCGACGGCAGGTACTGGGTTTCACTCAAGAGTGCGGACGGCCTGAGCGAGAAAGAAGCAGGAAGATTTACTCCTGTGCTCCATAATTCCGGGGCCAGAATTCAGATTATGCCCCCTGAGATTTATTCCCGGTTCGAATTTGACCGGGAAAATGAGATCACTGAGGAGCCTGTTAAGACGGTAGAAGAAATCCTGTCAAAAAACTATCTGTCCGATGAACAGCTTGTCAAAGCTTCAGAAATTGAAACACATTTATGCGGATAA
- a CDS encoding hydantoinase, producing the protein MVRKIKIGIDVGGTFTHAVAVEISDYSIVGKACVPTTHSAKEGVAKGVIEALQKLISAAKLNPGEIILIAHSTTQATNALLEGDVAIVGIIGMGKGLEGLRAKKETKLDHIGLGSDKFLQTRHCFLDTSLPLDENRVRNAIETLLKSGAEVIVASEAFGVDNLSNEEFVVHIAQEMGLLATAASSISKLYGLRVRTRTAVLNASMMPKMLETANMTEEAIKKSGIKAPLMVMRSDGGIMDINEMRRRPILTMLSGPAAGLAAALMYAKVSDGIFLEVGGTSTDISVIKNGKPQVKSAQIGGNRLYLKTLDVRTLGIAGGSVPRIRSGRIFEVGPRSAHIAGLDYVSFSCDTDFRNIEIENVKPRENDPDDYLAISISKNGHKKFTITPTEASGFLGLVKEKGHGEANHMAIAQAMSSLSEKLNTPAEQIALDILEISAEKIKPVISQLKREYKLDEELINFIGGGGGASAIVPFTAGYLDYPHKISSNCEVISAIGAALGMIMDSVERSSINPTDSEIIAIRQEALDSVIKMGAAPDTVEITVEIDSKNKKIIAVAMGNSELRTRDLNIKELSQHELFSICASSLKTSTDNLIIAGRTPFLYAVVHKGVKKSSFGLIRREFCKLRVIDREGTIRLQMNEAFVVSVQAGELKNKISRAVERFTVFGDAGALMPNIFLLISGQIINLSGLINETQVMTLTDLELSRISPDDEVVLIVSSK; encoded by the coding sequence ATGGTTAGAAAAATAAAGATTGGAATAGACGTTGGCGGTACTTTTACACACGCTGTGGCAGTTGAAATCAGTGACTATTCAATTGTGGGGAAAGCCTGCGTGCCTACTACACACTCCGCTAAGGAAGGGGTTGCAAAAGGAGTTATTGAGGCTCTTCAGAAACTGATCTCTGCTGCAAAACTGAACCCCGGGGAAATTATACTCATTGCACATTCCACCACACAGGCTACAAATGCCCTGCTCGAAGGTGACGTCGCAATAGTTGGAATAATAGGTATGGGAAAAGGCCTTGAAGGCCTGAGGGCAAAAAAGGAGACAAAGCTTGACCACATCGGCCTCGGCTCTGATAAGTTTCTCCAGACCAGGCACTGTTTTCTTGATACTTCTCTGCCCCTTGATGAAAACAGGGTCCGCAATGCTATTGAAACACTTCTCAAAAGCGGGGCAGAAGTAATTGTAGCCTCAGAGGCATTCGGAGTCGATAACCTCTCAAACGAGGAGTTCGTAGTGCATATCGCACAGGAAATGGGGCTCCTTGCTACTGCCGCAAGCAGTATTTCAAAGCTTTACGGCTTAAGGGTAAGAACAAGGACTGCGGTGCTTAATGCCAGCATGATGCCTAAGATGCTGGAAACAGCGAATATGACAGAGGAGGCCATTAAGAAAAGCGGCATTAAAGCCCCACTTATGGTTATGCGTTCCGACGGCGGAATTATGGATATAAATGAAATGCGCAGAAGACCTATTCTTACGATGCTTAGCGGCCCGGCTGCTGGTCTGGCCGCCGCACTCATGTACGCTAAAGTGTCCGACGGAATCTTTCTTGAAGTAGGCGGGACCTCAACCGATATCTCTGTCATTAAGAATGGAAAGCCACAGGTCAAAAGCGCCCAGATCGGAGGCAACAGACTATACCTGAAAACCCTTGACGTTAGAACCCTCGGCATTGCCGGCGGCTCAGTCCCCAGGATCCGCTCGGGCAGAATTTTTGAAGTGGGACCCAGAAGCGCCCACATAGCAGGGCTGGATTATGTGTCCTTCAGCTGCGATACTGACTTCAGGAATATTGAAATTGAAAATGTAAAACCCAGGGAAAATGACCCTGATGACTACCTGGCAATCTCTATCAGTAAAAACGGCCATAAGAAATTTACAATTACACCTACCGAGGCCTCCGGTTTCCTTGGGCTTGTAAAAGAGAAAGGTCATGGCGAAGCAAACCATATGGCAATTGCACAGGCCATGAGCTCACTCTCTGAAAAATTGAATACACCGGCTGAACAGATCGCCCTGGATATACTGGAAATATCTGCTGAAAAAATTAAACCCGTAATAAGCCAGCTTAAGAGGGAATATAAGCTCGATGAGGAACTCATTAATTTTATCGGCGGCGGCGGCGGTGCATCTGCAATTGTCCCTTTTACCGCCGGATATCTTGATTACCCTCACAAGATCAGCTCTAACTGCGAAGTCATTTCTGCAATCGGGGCTGCTCTTGGTATGATCATGGACTCAGTGGAAAGATCTTCAATTAATCCCACTGATTCCGAAATTATTGCAATCCGCCAGGAAGCGCTCGACTCGGTTATAAAAATGGGGGCAGCCCCGGATACCGTAGAAATTACTGTAGAGATAGATTCAAAGAACAAAAAAATTATTGCCGTCGCAATGGGCAATAGTGAGCTAAGAACACGTGACCTGAACATTAAGGAATTGAGCCAGCACGAGCTTTTCAGCATCTGTGCTTCGTCACTTAAAACTTCAACCGATAACCTCATTATTGCCGGACGAACCCCCTTCCTGTACGCTGTAGTCCATAAGGGCGTTAAAAAAAGCAGTTTCGGACTTATAAGAAGGGAATTCTGCAAGCTCAGGGTAATTGACAGGGAAGGCACAATCCGCCTGCAGATGAATGAGGCTTTTGTTGTTTCAGTTCAGGCAGGTGAATTGAAAAACAAAATCTCCAGGGCTGTTGAACGTTTTACAGTTTTTGGCGATGCAGGTGCCCTTATGCCTAATATATTTCTGTTGATATCAGGACAGATAATAAATCTTTCCGGACTGATTAATGAAACACAGGTGATGACACTGACAGATCTGGAACTTTCCAGAATATCACCTGATGATGAAGTAGTCCTGATTGTTTCTTCAAAGTGA
- a CDS encoding AAC(3) family N-acetyltransferase gives MGNCEARRRLKKFLTEGGLRPGQNIIVHASFRKLREEFPEISPEEAVSVLKEIISCNGSVIFPAFTYSFKKPGQSYDFFDRLHSQSKTGILSEVFRTSEGVIRTSSPTHSFSLWGKAAGSISFLNSPSSPLGHGSVIDWLAGTDESYVLMLGADFTALTIGHYIENISGAEYLKISPWNYLNVLPCGVSDIGEQALIEVPGCSRSFTGFERHLLKEGIIKKFCRESLNSYFISIPLLIRHGISYLRKNPTGLLCPEGACSSCNERHVFLQNK, from the coding sequence ATGGGCAATTGTGAAGCCAGGAGAAGGCTCAAAAAATTTCTTACTGAAGGAGGACTAAGGCCAGGACAAAATATAATTGTACATGCTTCTTTCAGGAAACTCCGGGAAGAATTCCCTGAAATCAGCCCGGAAGAAGCCGTATCTGTACTGAAGGAAATAATAAGCTGCAATGGCTCGGTTATTTTCCCGGCATTTACCTACAGCTTTAAGAAGCCTGGCCAAAGCTATGATTTTTTTGACAGGCTTCATTCACAATCCAAAACCGGAATTTTGTCTGAAGTCTTCAGAACCTCAGAAGGCGTGATAAGGACGTCCTCCCCTACCCATTCATTTTCATTATGGGGAAAGGCAGCAGGCTCCATCAGCTTTCTAAATTCACCGTCAAGCCCTTTGGGACACGGAAGCGTAATTGACTGGCTTGCAGGAACGGATGAAAGTTATGTACTCATGCTTGGGGCTGATTTTACTGCACTGACGATTGGGCATTACATAGAAAACATTTCCGGAGCCGAATACCTTAAGATTTCACCATGGAACTATTTGAATGTACTTCCATGTGGTGTTTCAGACATCGGCGAGCAGGCTTTAATAGAAGTTCCGGGGTGCAGCAGGAGTTTCACCGGATTTGAACGCCACCTTCTAAAAGAAGGTATCATAAAGAAATTCTGCAGGGAAAGTCTCAACAGTTATTTCATAAGCATCCCGCTTTTAATTCGGCATGGCATAAGCTACCTAAGGAAGAATCCAACCGGACTCCTCTGCCCCGAAGGAGCGTGCAGCTCGTGCAATGAAAGACACGTGTTTTTACAAAACAAATGA